CGAACGCGTTCGAACCATCTGCTAGGCGCTCCCCGGCCGCACCAGTCCGCTCTCGTAGGCGATGACCACCACCTGGGCGCGGTCGCGTGCGCCGAGTTTGGCCATCGCGCGGTTGACGTGGGTCTTGGCGGTGAGCGGCGTGACGAACAGCCGTTCGGCGATGTCGTCGTTGGAGAGCCCGGCCGCGACGAGCGTGACGACCTCCTGCTCGCGGGCGGTGAGCACGTCGAGGCCGGGGAGCGCGGCGCGGTCCTGCGGGGCGGGCTGGGCGAGGAACCGGCCGATCAGTGCCTTGGTGGCGGCGGGGGAGAGCAGCGCGTCGCCGGCCGCCACGACCCGGATCGCGTCGAGCAGCTCCTCGGGGTCGATGCCCTTGCCGAGGAAGCCGCTGGCGCCGGCCCGCAGCGCCTCGGCGACGTACTCGTCGCTCTCGAAGGTGGTCAGCACGAGGACCTTGACGCCCGCCAGGTCCTCGTCCGCGGTGATCAGCCGGGTCGCGGCGAGGCCGTCGAGGTCGGGCATCCGGATGTCCATCAGGACGAGGTCGGCGCGCAGGCTCCGGGCCAGCGCCACGGCCTCGCGGCCCGTCCCGGCCTCGCCGACCACCTCCAGGTCGGGGGCCGAGTCGACGAGCATCCGGAAGGTGCCCCTCAGCAGGGCCTGGTCGTCGGCGAGCAGGACGCGGATCGTCATGGCCTGGAGCCCTTTCGGCCGCCGCCGGCGGGCAGCGGCAGTTCGGCGTGGATGCGGAAGCCCCGGTCGGGGAGCGGCCCGGCGGTGAGCGTGCCGCCGACGGCCCGGGCGCGTTCGTGCATGCCGATCATCCCGTAGCCGGTGCCGCCACCGGTGTCGGTACCCGGTGCGGCGCCCCGGCCGCGGCCGTCGTCGGCGACGGTGATCCGCAGCACGTCCGGCCGGAAGTCGAGCGCGACGCGCGCGGTCGCCGGCCCGGCGTGCTTGTGGGTGTTGGTGAGGGCCTCCTGGAGGATCCGGTAGGCCGTCAGGTCGGTGATCGGCGGGAGGCCGACCGGCTCGCCGGTGCGTTCCAGCTCGACCCGCAGGCCGGAGTGGCGGAAGGACTCCAGCAGGTCGTCGAGGCCGCCGAGGCCCGGCGCGGGCTCCCGCGGCGCGGCCCGCTCCCCGCTCTGGCGGAGCAGCCCGACGGTGGCGCGCAGCTCGTCCAGGGCGGCCCGGCTGGTGTCGCGGATCCGCTCCAGCGCCTGGTAGGCGTGGTCCGGGTCGGTGCGCATCAGGTGGTGGGCCACGCCCGCCTGCGCGTTGACCAGGGTGATGTGGTGGGCCACCACGTCGTGCAGCTCGCGGGCGATCCGCATCCGCTCCTCGGTGACCCGGCGGCGGGCCTCCTCGTCCCGGGTGCGTTCGGCCCGTTCGGCGCGCTCCACGGCAGAGGCGAGCAGTTCGCGGCGGCTGCGGACGGCGTCGCCGATCGCCACCGAGAGGAACGTCCAGGCGATCAGGCCGAGGTTGGCCGGCAGGTCCTCCAGGGTGGGGCGGGTGAGCAGCGCGGCCGTACTTAGCGCGACGGCGGCGCACGCGCCCGTCCGCCAGGCGGTCCGCCGGTCGGTGCGGGTCGCGGCGGCGTACAGGGCGACGGCCACCGCGACCGGCTGCGGCCCGGAGCCCGGGATCAGCGCGAACTCGACCACCGCGACGACCACCGTCGCCGCCACCACCGGGATCGGCCAGCGGCTGCGGAACAGCAGCGGCACGCAGGAGACCGCCAGCAGCAGCAGGTACGCGGAGATCGAGGCGTTCTGGTGGTACGCGGTGGCGACCGCCAGCGGGGCGGCCAGCACGAACCAGAGCAGCGCCACGGCCAGGTCCGCCATCGGCGGACGGGCCCGCAGCCACCGTCGGAACGCGTACGCCGTCTCCACCCCCTCACCGTACGCAGCCGGGGCCGGACCGGCGTGCCCGCCGGCCCGGCCCCGGTCCGCCACCGGGCGGACGGTCAACGGGAGACGTCCTGCAGCACGGGCTCCAGGTGCCCGCCCGGCTCCGCGGCGGGGGCGTCGGGCCCGCCCTCCACGGAGACGTGCGGGAGCAGCCGGTCGAGCCAGCGGGGCAGCCACCAGTTGGCCCGGCCGAACCGGTGCATCAGGGCCGGGACGAGCACCATCCGCAGCACCAGGACGTCCAGCAGGACGGCCAGGGCCAGGCCGATGCCGAACTCGGCGATCATCCGCTGTCCGCCGAACACGAACGCGGCGAACACGCACGCCATGATCACGGCCGCGGCGGTGATGACCTGCCCGGTCTCGCCGTGGCCGATCCGGACGGCCCGCCGGTTGTCCCGGGTGTGCGTCCACTCCTCGTGCATCCGGCTGATCAGGAAGACCTGGTAGTCCATCGAGAGGCCGAACAGGATCGCGATGATCATGACCGGGGCGAAGGCCTCCACCGGGCCGGCCGCACCGGCTCCCAGCGCCTCCGAGCCCCAGCCCCACTGGAAGACCGCCACGATCGCGCCGAACGCCACACCCATCGTCAGCAGGTTCATCGCCACACCCAGCAGCGGCACCAGCACGCTGCGGAAGGCCACCATCATCAGCAGGCAGCCGAGGCCCACGATGATCGCGATGAACACCGGCAGCTTGGAGATCAGCACGCTCGCGAAGTCGGCCGCCGTCGCGGTCGCGCCGCCCACGTGGACCTTGAGGCCGGTGCCGTGCTCGGCGGCCGGGACGACCCGGTCGCGCAGGTCGGTGATCAGGTCGGAGGTCTGCGCGGACTGCGGGGAGGTGGTCGGCACGACCCGGACGGTGCCGACGGCCTGGCCGTCCTGCATCGGCGCGGCCGCGACCTGGGCCACCCCGGGGACGGTCCGCAGCTCGGTGACGAGCGTGCCCAGGGCGGCCTTGTCCTGGGCGGTGGGAGCCTCTGCGACGAGCAGCAGCGGCCCGTTGGAGCCGGCCCCGAAGCCACCGGCCATCAGGTCGTACGCCTGCCGGGAGGTGGTGGACTTCGGGTTGTTGCCCGCGTCCGAGCTGCCCAGGCGCAGGGAAAGCACCGGCAGCGAGACGGCGACCATCACCAGCAGGGCGACCAGCGCCTTGCCGGTCGGCCGGGCCTGGACCTTCGCGGCCCAGCGGGACCAGAAGCCGGTCGCCTGCACCGGCACCGGGCCGTGCTCGGCCAGCTGCCGGCGCTGCGCGCGGCTCAGCACCCGCATCTTCAGCAGGCCGAGCATGGCGGGCAGCAGGGTGATCGCGGCGAGCACGGTGAGGGCGACGGTCAGCGCGGCGGAGACCGCCATGCCGTTGAGGAAGCCGATGCCGAGGATCAGCATGCCCAGCAGGGCGATCACCACGGTCAGGCCCGCGAACAGCACCGCCCGGCCCGACGTGTTCAGCGCCTTGGTCACGGACTCCTGCACGGTCAGGCCCGCCATCAGGCCCTTGCGGTGCCGGTTGACGATGAACAGCGCGTAGTCGATACCGACGCCGAGGCCCACCAGCACGCCGAGGGTGGGGGCCACCGAGGCGATGCTCATGCCGTGGCTGAGCAGGCCGGTGCCGACCACGCCGGTGCCGACACCGGCCACGGCGGTGAGGATCGGCAGGGCGGCGGCCCAGAGCGACCGGAAGACCAGCGTCATCACGACCAGGGCGGCGACGATGCCGATGATTTCGCTGGCACCGCCCATCACGGTCTCGGTGTTCTGCACGGCCTGCCCGCCCAGCTGCACGTCCAGCCCGGTGGTGCGGGCCTGCTTCGCGAGGTCGATGACGTGCTGGACGTCCGCCTTGGGGACGTCGCGGGCGTTCCCGGTGAAGGTCACCTGGGCGTACGCGGTCGCGCCGTCCTTGCTGACCTGCTGCGCGCCCTGCGGGCTGTACGGGCTGACCACCGATGCGACGGAGGGGCTGGTGGAGATCGCGTCCAGCGCCTCGGTCATCCGCTCCTTGGCCGCGGGGTCGTTCACCGTGCCGCCGGTGGTGTGCCAGACCACGGTGTCGGTGTCGCCGGCGGCGGCCGGCATGGCCCCCTTCAGCAGCTCCATGGCCTTGCTGGACTCGGTGGCCGGCATCGACATGCTGTCGCTGTACTTGGTGCCGACCGCTCCCGACACCGCCCCGAGGCCCACCAGCAGGCCCAGCCAGAGCAGAACGGTCACGATCCGGTGCCGATGGCACCAGCGGGCAAGCACGGACATCCGGTCTCCAGAGGAGTCTGGCCCTGCGGCGGGCCGGGCGTGAACGGCACATCGCGGCGTGCGCGGCCGGCGGTGTGCCCTCGGGGCGGGACGGGGGCGGACGCCTTCGTCCGGCCCGTCGGCCCCCACGGGCCGCGGGCCCTCTCCCCGGTGTACTCAACCCTGCCGCCCCGGCACCCGGGTGTCGTCAGCCGTCCGCAGACACCTGGCGTACCGCGGGCGCGGTACGCGGCCGCCGCCGCATACCGCGTCCGCGGGCGGCCGTCGGCGGGACCGCCCTGCCGGGAGCCCCCTCGGCGTGGGCCTACGGCCCCGGCCGTAGGCCCAACGGACCACCCGCCGCCGGGGCCGGCGGCCGATCCGCCGACCGCGGGTGCGGCGGGAGAGTCGTGCCATGGACACCTCGCAGACACCGCCCGTCGCCGTCGTCACCGGAGCCTCCCGCGGACTCGGCCTGGAACTCGCCCGCGCGCTCGCCCTGGACGGCTGGCGCCTGGTGCTCACCGCCCGGGGCGCCGCCGAACTCGCCGCCGTCGAGGCCGAGCTCGCCGCCGTCACCGAGGTCGCCGCCCCGGCCGGCTCGGTCGTCGACGACGCCCACCGGGAGCGCCTCGCCGCGGCCGCCGCCGCCCTCGGCGGCGCCCGCCTGCTGGTCAACAACGCCTCCACCCTCACCGGCCGCGACCCGGCCGGTGCGCCGATGCCCGCCCTGGCGGACTTCCCGCTGCCGGGCCTGCTGGAGACCTTCGAGGTCAACGTGCTCGCCCCGATCGCGCTGACCCAGCTGCTGCTGCCCCAGCTGCGCGGCCACGGCGGCGCCGTGCTCAACCTCAGCTCGGACGCGGCCGTCGAGCCCTACCCCGGCTGGGGCGGCTACGGGGCGTCGAAGGCGGCCCTGGACCACGCCACGGCGATCCTCGGCGCGGAGGAGCCCGCGCTGCGGGTCTGGGCCCTGGACCCTGGCGACATGCGCACCCGGATGCACCAGGAGGCCTTCCCCGGCGAGGACATCTCCGACCGGCCGCTGCCCGCGACCGTGGTGCCCGCCGTCCTCACGCTGCTCCGCGACCGCCCCGCCTCCGGCCGGTACCGGGCCGCCGGCCTGCTCGCCGGCGCGAGGGCCTGAGATGGCGACCGCCGTTCACCCGGGGCCGGCCGCCGGGCCGGACCCGTCGGACGGGTGGGACTTCACCGTGCCGGCCGAACTGTCCGCCCGCGCCCCGGCCGAGGCCCGCGGACTGACCAGGGACGGTGTCCGGCTGCTGGTCGGCCGGCGGCCGGGCCTGCGCACCGGGCACCACCGGTTCGCCGACCTGCCGGGGCTGTTGGACCCGGGGGACCTGCTGGTGGTCAACGACTCCGCGATGCTGCCGGCCGCACTGGACGGGCGGCTGCCGGGCGGCGACCGGGTGGCCCTGCACCTCTCCGGCGCCCGGCCGGATCCGCGCGGCCACCACCTGGTGGAGCTGCGCTGCCCGACCGCCGGCGCCACCGTCCCCTACGAGCAGGGGAGTTCACCCGCCCGGGCGGGGCTTGGGATCACCCTGCCGGGCGGCGGCCGGGCCGAGCTCACCGCCCCCTTCACGACGCGGTTGTGGCACGCCCGGCTCGACCTGCCGGGCGGCCCCACCGGCTACCTGACCCGGTTCGGCCGGCCGATCCGGTACGGCTACGTGGACCGCGACTGGCCGGTCGAGGCCTACCGGACGGTCTTCGCCTCCGTGCCCGGCAGCAGCGAAATGCCCAGCGCGGGACGGCCGTTCACCGCGGACACGGTGGCCCGGGCGGCCGCCCGCGGAGTGCTGTTCGCGCCGATCACGCTGCACACCGGAGTGGCCTCCCCGGAGGCGCACGAGGCGCCGTACGCGGAGTGGTTCCGGGTGCCGGAGCCGACGGCGCGCCTGGTCGGCCGGGTGCGGGCGGCGGGCGGCCGGGTGGTGGCGGTCGGCACCACGGTCGTCCGCGCCCTGGAGTCGGCGGCCGGCGAGGACGGGCGGGTGCATGCCGCCGACGGCTGGACGGAGTTGGTGATCACCCCGGAGCGGGGCGTGCGGGCGGTGGACGGACTGCTCACCGGCTGGCACGAACCGCGCGCCTCGCACCTGCTGATGCTGGAGGCCGTCGCGGGTCGTCCGCTGCTGGCCAGGTGCTATGCCGAGGCACTGCAGCACCGTTACCTGTGGCACGAGTTCGGGGACGTGAACCTGCTGCTGTCCCGCTAGGCGGCGGTGTCCTGACGGCGACAGCGAAGCCATGGGGCCGCTGGGCGGTGCAGGGCTCGGGCCCGCATCGCTCAGCGGCCCTGCGCCTCGCAGTACCGCTTCAGCCCGGCCGCCTCCATGTCGACGTACCGGCGGGTCGGCCTGCCGTACGCCAGGGCGAGCAGCGGCGCCATGAATCCCATCTGCTGCACGCCGAGCACCACCCGGGACCGGTCCGCACCGAGCGGCTCGATCCGGTGGGTGCCGATCGTGGTGAACGCCGGGTTGCGGGAGCGCCATTCGAAGCTGCGCCCCGGCTCCATGCCGGTGACCTGCCACACTTCGGTCGCCGGCTTGAGCTGCCGGACCTCTGCCTCGCTCCCCACTGCCACCGGGCCGTCGGACAGCAGGCGTAAGCCCGCCTTCGACACCGTCCGGCGGGGCCAGCCCTCGATGTCGGCCAGCACCGCCCACACCCGCTCCGGCGTCGCCGCGACATCCACCGTCACCTGGTACCGCACTCGCGTTCCCCCCATCGACGTCGGGTTCCCACCGTACGGCCCGTCGTGCGGCGGCCTTCACCGGCCGAGGGGCGGTGGCCCGACGGGTCGTCGGATCCGGTCGAGATCGCACCCCGGTCCTCGGATCGGGGGGCCGTCCCTTAACTCCGTCCTAACGGTGGCCTGGGATCGCCTGAACTGCTTGACAGGTATAGACCAGCACGGTTGAGTCCTCATCAGCCCCGTACCGGCCCGTAACCTCGGCCGTCGACACCGGCCGGCTCCTGGCATGCCTCGGGCCCGCGCGGGGCGGTCCCCGTCCTCGATCCCGTGCGGCCCCCACCGCACCAAGGGGTGATCACGTGTCAGTCAAGCACCGCTCCAAGTCGGTCAAACGCCGCTTCCTGGCGTTCCTTGCCGCAGCCTCGGCCGTCGCGGGCCTGGCGTTCGCCCTGCCGTCCGCCGCCTCCGCGGCGACCTGCGCAACTCCGTGGAACTCCTCGACCGTCTACACCAGCGGCAACTCCGCCTCGTACAACGGCCACAACTGGAACGCCAAGTGGTGGACCCAGAACGAGGCCCCGAGCACCGGCGGCTCGGGTGTCTGGGCCGACCAGGGCACCTGTGGCGGCGGCGGTGGCAGCACCCCGACCCCCACCGGCGGAAGCTGCAGCTACCCCGCCTGGGTGGCCGGCCAGTCGTACACCGCCGGCACGGTGGTCCAGTACACCAACGGCCTGCTCTACCGCGCGTCCCACGACAACCCGGGCTACGATCCCGTGATCAGCACCTGGTACTGGGACCCGTACACCTGCTCCGGTTCGACGACCGGCCCGACGCAGACCCCCAACCCGGGCGGATTCCCCGTCAGCGAGGCCCAGTTCAACCAGATGTTCCCGAACCGGAACTCCTTCTACACCTACAGCGGCCTGACCGCCGCGCTGAGCGCCTACCCGGCGTTCGCGGCGACCGGCAGTGACACCGTGCGCAAGCAGGAGGCCGCGGCCTTCCTCGCCAACGTCAGCCACGAGACCGGCGGCCTGGTGTACATCGTCGAGCAGAACACCGCGAACTACCCGCACTACTGCGACACTTCGCAGTCCTACGGCTGCCCCGCCGGGCAGTCCGCCTACTACGGCCGCGGCCCGATCCAGCTCAGCTGGAACTTCAACTACAAGGCCGCCGGCGACGCACTCGGCATCGACCTGCTGCACAACCCCAACCTGGTGCAGACCGACGCCGCAGTGGCCTGGAAGACCGGCCTCTGGTACTGGAACACCCAGACCGGGCCCGGCACGATGACCCCGCACAACGCCATGGTCAACGGCGCCGGATTCGGTGAGACGATCCGCAGCATCAACGGCAGCCTGGAGTGCAACGGCGGCAACCCCGCCCAGGTCCAGAGCCGGGTCAACGCCTACCAGAACTTCGTGTCGATCCTCGGCACCACCCCGGGGTCCAACCTGACCTGCTGACCTCCTGGCGCACGGCCGACGGGGCGCCGCCGTCCGGGCAACCGGGCGCGGTGCCCCGTGGTGCTCCCCGGTGGTCCGACCGGGGCCGCACAGCCGGAGACGGGAAGGGGCTACCCGCTTCTCGCGGATCCTGATTGCGCGGTGCACGGCTTGCGCCGCTACTCCGCGTCTTTCTGGGACCCTTCCCGTCCCTACCAGGACACCACCACCGCGGCCGTTGCGCGAGCCGCCACGCCCTGTGTCGCGCCGCCCGATCCCGGTACGCTCGCCGGATGGACGCCGACGGCACCCGTGAGACCGCCCCGGACGCCCCCCGGCCCGCGGTCGAGGAGGGCGGCGAACCCGCCTGCCTGCTGGCCCGGCTCTGCCCGCAGTGCGACGCGGTGCCCGAGGGGCCCCCGGCGGCGGAGTGTTGGCGCTGCGGCGCCGATCTGCGCTCCCGCTGACCGCGGCCGCCTCGCCGTCCGGCCGCCGTGCCCCCGGCTGCCTCCGCCGCGGAAAAGCGCTGGCCCCGGGCCGTCCGGGCCTCTAACGTGCCGGGGTCGGCGGCGCGGGCCCCGGCGGTCGGACCAAGGGGGAGCGATGGCTGTTCATCTGATCGGCGGCGGGCGGGACGAGCGCCTGTACCGGGAGCTGTACGGGCCGTTCCTGGCCGAGGCCGGACCGGATCCGGCGGTGGCCTGCGTGCTGCTCGACGAGGGCGACGTGGCGGAGCAGTTCGCCCGCTGGTCGGACGCGTTCGCGGCCGCCGCGCCGTGCCGGCCGTACGCCGTCGCCGTGCCACTCGACGGCGCCTTCGACCCGGCGGCCCTGGAGGACGCGGACGCCGTCTTCGTGGGGGCCGGCCTGACCCCGGCGTACCGGGCGGCGCTGGCCGGGCCGCTGGGCCGGGCGCTGGCCGCGCGGCCGCTGCCGTACGCCGGCTTCTCGGCCGGTGCCGCGATCGCCGCCGGCCGGGCGCTGGTCGGCGGCTGGCTCGCCGATGGGGTCCCGGTCTGCCCGGAGGACGCCGCCGAGGACCTGGACGGGATCGAGGTGGGCGACGGCCTGGGCCTGCTGGCCCCGGCGGTGGCCGGCGGCATGGTGGCCAGTGGGGCACGCTGGGCCGGCTGGCCGCGGCGGTGGCCGGCGGCATGGTGGCCTCCGGCGTGGCGATCGACGAGAACACCGCGCTGACGGTCGACGCCGACGGGCGGGCTCTGGTGCGCGGTGCGGGCCGGGTGCACGTCGTCCGCCCGGACGGCGCCGGTGTGCAGGTGCGTTCCTACGGCGCCGGTGGCCCGGTGGATCTCTGACGCACGGTCAGGTCTGCTCGGGGAAGGCGACGCGGCGTTCGTCGGCGGTGATCGGCAGGTCGTTGATGCTCGCAAAGCGGCGCCGCATCAGGCCGTTCGGGTCGAACTCCCAGTTCTCGTTGCCGTACGCGCGGAACCACTGGCCGTCGGCGTCGTGGAACTCGTACTCGAAGCGGACGGCGATCCGGTCGCCGGTGTACGCCCACAGCTCCTTGCGGAGCCGGTAGCCGAGCTCGCGCTGCCACTTGGCGGTGAGAAAGGCGACGATCTCGCGGCGCCCGGTGAGGAAGACGTCGCGGTTGCGCCACTCGGAGTCCTCGGTGTACGCCAGGGCGACCCGCTCCGGGTCCCGGGAGTTCCAGGCGTCCTCGGCGGCCTGGACCTTCCGTCGGGCGGTCTCCTCGGTGAACGGCGGGACGGGGGCCGCTGTCCGGGCATGGGGCACTCCTCGGGGCAGGGGAGAACGATCGTTCTCCGCTTGGTCGCTACCCTAGGAGAGCGATGGTTCTCAGGCAAGGAGACGGGTGATCGTGGACAACGACACGGGGGCGCGCAGCCAGGCCCTGAACGCCGCCGAACAGCTCTTCTACGGCCGCGGCGTGCAGGCCGTTGGCATGGACGCCGTCCGTGCCGCCTCCGGGCTCTCCCTCAAGCGGCTCTACGCGCTGTACCCCTCCAAGGGCGACCTGGTGGAGGCCTACCTGCTCCGCCGCGACACCCGCTGGCGCGGCGATCTCGCCGCCCACGTCACGGCGGCCACCAGCGACCCCGGCGGGCGGCTCCTCGCGGTCTTCGACTGGCTCGCCGCCTGGTTCGACGAGCCCGGCTACCGCGGCTGCGCCTTCCTCAACGCCTACGGCGAACTCGGCGCCGGCTCACCCGCCGTCGCCGCTGCGGCCCTCCGGCACAAGGCCGCGTTCCGGCACTGGCTCGGCACGCTGACGGCCGCGGCCGGCCTGCCCGACGCGCTCGCCGACCAGCTGCTGCTGCTCGCCGAGGGCGCCATCACCACCGCGGCCCTGACCGGCAGCTCCGCCCCCGCACGGCAGGCCCGCGCGGCCGCGGCCGTGCTGCTGGCCGCAGCCGGGCCGGCCGGGCCGGGCCCGGGGAGCGGGCTCACTCGTAGCGGTGCAGCAGCGACTCCCGCTCGGACTGCTGGATGTCGGCCAGGCTCAGCTCCGGATCCCGCAGGTGGGAGAGGGTCACCTCGGCCGAACTGGGCTGCTCGCCCGGGGCGGGCCACTGGTCGGGCTTCCACGCGCCGGCCCGCAGGAACGCCTTCGGGCAGTGCCCGTACACCTCGTCGACCTCCACCACGATCGCGCTCCGCGGCGGCTTGCCGACGGCGTGGAGCCGCTCCAGCAGCCGCGGATCCGTCGACACGCAGGCGCGCCCGTTGATCCGCAGCGTGGTGTCCCGGCCGGGCACCACGAACAGCAGGCCGACCCGGCCGGTCTCCACGATGTTGTGCAGACTGTCCAGCCGCCGGTTGCCCGTGGCGTCCGGGATCGCCAGCGTCCGGTCGTCCAGCACCGCGACGAAGCCCGCGGGCCCGCCGCGCGGCGACACGTCGCACCGCCCGTCCGCACCCACGCTCGCCACCATCACCAGCGGCGCGCAGCCGATCAGCTGCCGGGCCGGGTCGAGGAGCCGGTCCACCTGCTTGCGCACCGCGGCGTCTGCCGGGGCCTCGTACACCTCCCGCAATTCGGACACCGCCCGCACGGAGGAGGACTGCAGAGCGTCGAAGAGGCGGCCGCCGGCCGCGGTCTGTGAGGTCACGTACGGGAAATCTAGCCCAGCACCCCGATCGGCGGAACGTATTTCCACCGCCCACCGACGGGCCCGGCCGCCGCCGGAGGGCGGGACGCCGCCGGCACGTTCTAGGCTCGGACCGTCGGCCCCGCGGGCACCGGGAGGACGCGAGATGGGACCGCTGCCGTTCGTCGGCCGCCGGCGGGTGCTGGCGGGGATCGCCGCCGCCGCCGACCGGGCCCGCACGGGGTGGGGCGGCCTGCTGGCGCTGACCGGCCCGGCCGGGGTCGGCAAGACCAGGACGGCCCAGGAGGCCGCGGCCCGCGCCGACGGCTTCCGCGTCCTGTGGGCCTGGTGCCCGTCGGGCGCCGACGGCAGCCCGTTCCGGCCCTGGGCCCGGCTGCTCGCCGACCTCGCCGCCGACGACCCCGCCTGCGCCCGCGCGGTGCGCGCCTCCCCGCCGCTGCGCGCCCTGCTCGCCGGTCGCGCGGCCGGACTGCTGCCCGCCTCCGACCCGGAGGGCGCCCGGCTGCGCCTCACCGGCGACACCGTCCAGCTGGTCAGGACGGCTGCGGCGCGCCGCCCGCTGCTGCTCGTCCTGGACGACGTCCACGCAGCCGACCCGTCCTCCCTGCGCCTGCTGCTGGAACTGGCCGCCGCCGCCCGCACCGCGCCCCTCCTGCTGCTGGTCACCGCCCGCGACGGCGACCCGGACTGGCCGGGCCGGGACGACGACCGGGCCGAGCTGCTGCGCCGCGCCGACGGACTCCCGCTCGGCCCGCTGGGGGAGCCGGACGTCGCCCGGCT
The Kitasatospora paranensis genome window above contains:
- a CDS encoding response regulator transcription factor produces the protein MTIRVLLADDQALLRGTFRMLVDSAPDLEVVGEAGTGREAVALARSLRADLVLMDIRMPDLDGLAATRLITADEDLAGVKVLVLTTFESDEYVAEALRAGASGFLGKGIDPEELLDAIRVVAAGDALLSPAATKALIGRFLAQPAPQDRAALPGLDVLTAREQEVVTLVAAGLSNDDIAERLFVTPLTAKTHVNRAMAKLGARDRAQVVVIAYESGLVRPGSA
- a CDS encoding sensor histidine kinase, which codes for METAYAFRRWLRARPPMADLAVALLWFVLAAPLAVATAYHQNASISAYLLLLAVSCVPLLFRSRWPIPVVAATVVVAVVEFALIPGSGPQPVAVAVALYAAATRTDRRTAWRTGACAAVALSTAALLTRPTLEDLPANLGLIAWTFLSVAIGDAVRSRRELLASAVERAERAERTRDEEARRRVTEERMRIARELHDVVAHHITLVNAQAGVAHHLMRTDPDHAYQALERIRDTSRAALDELRATVGLLRQSGERAAPREPAPGLGGLDDLLESFRHSGLRVELERTGEPVGLPPITDLTAYRILQEALTNTHKHAGPATARVALDFRPDVLRITVADDGRGRGAAPGTDTGGGTGYGMIGMHERARAVGGTLTAGPLPDRGFRIHAELPLPAGGGRKGSRP
- a CDS encoding MMPL family transporter, yielding MSVLARWCHRHRIVTVLLWLGLLVGLGAVSGAVGTKYSDSMSMPATESSKAMELLKGAMPAAAGDTDTVVWHTTGGTVNDPAAKERMTEALDAISTSPSVASVVSPYSPQGAQQVSKDGATAYAQVTFTGNARDVPKADVQHVIDLAKQARTTGLDVQLGGQAVQNTETVMGGASEIIGIVAALVVMTLVFRSLWAAALPILTAVAGVGTGVVGTGLLSHGMSIASVAPTLGVLVGLGVGIDYALFIVNRHRKGLMAGLTVQESVTKALNTSGRAVLFAGLTVVIALLGMLILGIGFLNGMAVSAALTVALTVLAAITLLPAMLGLLKMRVLSRAQRRQLAEHGPVPVQATGFWSRWAAKVQARPTGKALVALLVMVAVSLPVLSLRLGSSDAGNNPKSTTSRQAYDLMAGGFGAGSNGPLLLVAEAPTAQDKAALGTLVTELRTVPGVAQVAAAPMQDGQAVGTVRVVPTTSPQSAQTSDLITDLRDRVVPAAEHGTGLKVHVGGATATAADFASVLISKLPVFIAIIVGLGCLLMMVAFRSVLVPLLGVAMNLLTMGVAFGAIVAVFQWGWGSEALGAGAAGPVEAFAPVMIIAILFGLSMDYQVFLISRMHEEWTHTRDNRRAVRIGHGETGQVITAAAVIMACVFAAFVFGGQRMIAEFGIGLALAVLLDVLVLRMVLVPALMHRFGRANWWLPRWLDRLLPHVSVEGGPDAPAAEPGGHLEPVLQDVSR
- a CDS encoding SDR family oxidoreductase — protein: MDTSQTPPVAVVTGASRGLGLELARALALDGWRLVLTARGAAELAAVEAELAAVTEVAAPAGSVVDDAHRERLAAAAAALGGARLLVNNASTLTGRDPAGAPMPALADFPLPGLLETFEVNVLAPIALTQLLLPQLRGHGGAVLNLSSDAAVEPYPGWGGYGASKAALDHATAILGAEEPALRVWALDPGDMRTRMHQEAFPGEDISDRPLPATVVPAVLTLLRDRPASGRYRAAGLLAGARA
- a CDS encoding S-adenosylmethionine:tRNA ribosyltransferase-isomerase, translating into MATAVHPGPAAGPDPSDGWDFTVPAELSARAPAEARGLTRDGVRLLVGRRPGLRTGHHRFADLPGLLDPGDLLVVNDSAMLPAALDGRLPGGDRVALHLSGARPDPRGHHLVELRCPTAGATVPYEQGSSPARAGLGITLPGGGRAELTAPFTTRLWHARLDLPGGPTGYLTRFGRPIRYGYVDRDWPVEAYRTVFASVPGSSEMPSAGRPFTADTVARAAARGVLFAPITLHTGVASPEAHEAPYAEWFRVPEPTARLVGRVRAAGGRVVAVGTTVVRALESAAGEDGRVHAADGWTELVITPERGVRAVDGLLTGWHEPRASHLLMLEAVAGRPLLARCYAEALQHRYLWHEFGDVNLLLSR
- a CDS encoding SRPBCC family protein translates to MGGTRVRYQVTVDVAATPERVWAVLADIEGWPRRTVSKAGLRLLSDGPVAVGSEAEVRQLKPATEVWQVTGMEPGRSFEWRSRNPAFTTIGTHRIEPLGADRSRVVLGVQQMGFMAPLLALAYGRPTRRYVDMEAAGLKRYCEAQGR
- a CDS encoding glycoside hydrolase family 19 protein → MSVKHRSKSVKRRFLAFLAAASAVAGLAFALPSAASAATCATPWNSSTVYTSGNSASYNGHNWNAKWWTQNEAPSTGGSGVWADQGTCGGGGGSTPTPTGGSCSYPAWVAGQSYTAGTVVQYTNGLLYRASHDNPGYDPVISTWYWDPYTCSGSTTGPTQTPNPGGFPVSEAQFNQMFPNRNSFYTYSGLTAALSAYPAFAATGSDTVRKQEAAAFLANVSHETGGLVYIVEQNTANYPHYCDTSQSYGCPAGQSAYYGRGPIQLSWNFNYKAAGDALGIDLLHNPNLVQTDAAVAWKTGLWYWNTQTGPGTMTPHNAMVNGAGFGETIRSINGSLECNGGNPAQVQSRVNAYQNFVSILGTTPGSNLTC
- a CDS encoding nuclear transport factor 2 family protein; translation: MPHARTAAPVPPFTEETARRKVQAAEDAWNSRDPERVALAYTEDSEWRNRDVFLTGRREIVAFLTAKWQRELGYRLRKELWAYTGDRIAVRFEYEFHDADGQWFRAYGNENWEFDPNGLMRRRFASINDLPITADERRVAFPEQT
- a CDS encoding MSMEG_1061 family FMN-dependent PPOX-type flavoprotein — translated: MQSSSVRAVSELREVYEAPADAAVRKQVDRLLDPARQLIGCAPLVMVASVGADGRCDVSPRGGPAGFVAVLDDRTLAIPDATGNRRLDSLHNIVETGRVGLLFVVPGRDTTLRINGRACVSTDPRLLERLHAVGKPPRSAIVVEVDEVYGHCPKAFLRAGAWKPDQWPAPGEQPSSAEVTLSHLRDPELSLADIQQSERESLLHRYE